Sequence from the uncultured Flavobacterium sp. genome:
TCATTTGATTTCCATCCTGCCTGTTCAACTGCTTTACGAGAAGCTGCCAAAGCAAACAAAACAGAATCATCTAAGAATTTATATTTAGGATCTGATTCCCTAATTTCAGCAACAATTTGCTTCGACTCAGCATCAAGTGCCGCAACCGAAGTGTCTTGTTGATCTAAAAATTGCTTAGAAAAACAATGTTTATTGTCGAGATATTTTCCCCAAACTTCCTCAGCATTATTTCCCAAAGGAGAAATAGAAGAAAAAGCTGTTATGGATATTTTTTGTGTATTCACTTTATTTTATTTAATCGCAAAGTTCGCGAAGTTTTGTAAAATGGCACGCTGATGACACAGATTTAACTGATTTACAAAGATTAAAATTAATAATCGGCGGAAATCCGTTGCATCCGTTAAATCTGTGGGCCAAAATTATACCATTTCGATAGCTTCTTCGATTGTTTTATATACCTTTTGAAGTTGTTCGTCTGTCATTATATACGGTGGAAGAATGTAAACAATATTTCCGACTGGTCTCAAAACAATACCATTTTCAATAAAGAAATTGTAGAGTTTTGTTCGCATCGATCCATAATAACTTTCATCTGAATCTGATTTAATTTCAACTGCAAAAATAACCCCAAGAGTTCTGGCGGTAATTACTTTTGAATGTTTTTCAATTTTCTTCTGAAAGTTCAAATGACTTGTATTGATTCTTTGAATATTAGCTTGCATTTCTTCTGTTTGCAACAAATCAATACTTGCAAGCGCTGCCGCACAACCAGTAGGATTTGCTGTAAAAGTATGTCCGTGAAATAATGCTTTATTAATATCATCATCATAAAAAGCATCGAAAACCTCTTGCGTAAATGTCGTAATCGCCATCGGGATTGTTCCTCCGGTTAACGCTTTAGACAAGCAAATCATATCCGGAACTTCCGAAACATAATCCATTGCGAAGGTTTTTCCTGTTTTACCAAAACCTGTCATCACTTCATCGGCAATAGTTAAGACTTTATTTTCGTTACAAATCTGAATCAATTTTGCCAAAGCTTCCGGTTCATACATTACCATTCCAGCTGCACCTTGTACCAAAGGTTCAAAAATAAATCCGGCGCAATTATGATTTTGAATCACATTTCTTAAAGCGTCAAAACTCTCTTGCTCCTGCCCTTTTACCGGCACCGGAATTCTAACTACATC
This genomic interval carries:
- the bioA gene encoding adenosylmethionine--8-amino-7-oxononanoate transaminase; translation: MTLTEKDSQYLWHPYTQHKTSQTPIAISRGEGALLWDENNKEYIDAIASWWVNPFGHSNKIIADAIYKQLTTLEHVLFGGFTHEPAINVAEKLIEILPKNQQKIFFSDNGSTAVEVAIKVALQYFFNKGEKRTTIIAFENAFHGDTFAAMAASGISFYTQAFQGMFIDVVRIPVPVKGQEQESFDALRNVIQNHNCAGFIFEPLVQGAAGMVMYEPEALAKLIQICNENKVLTIADEVMTGFGKTGKTFAMDYVSEVPDMICLSKALTGGTIPMAITTFTQEVFDAFYDDDINKALFHGHTFTANPTGCAAALASIDLLQTEEMQANIQRINTSHLNFQKKIEKHSKVITARTLGVIFAVEIKSDSDESYYGSMRTKLYNFFIENGIVLRPVGNIVYILPPYIMTDEQLQKVYKTIEEAIEMV